One window of the Acidimicrobiales bacterium genome contains the following:
- a CDS encoding wax ester/triacylglycerol synthase family O-acyltransferase, translating into MSGADATFVHLERMGEPCHTLKVMVLDTSERGYPVTLREMRAAISAHLPGYPRARQRVVVPPLFKSLPFWVDDPDFDLDLHLSERALPAPGTRRQLDDVCSSLASDRLDLARPLWDATLVHGLEGGEQAVVFRLHHALSDGMGVVRLFEQITTDAPGPGVPSPRDDWRPAPLPSGRELVTSVVAGVPGRLGAAGEMVRWEWRNRATVLGERRTFARRDDLVPSGLSVPYTWMNPRFGTRRLCASSSLPLADFRFVKERVGTSLNSVLLAVLAGAIRAESAARGLDVDHDAVCALGVAIDPPGSERLYGNNISNMYVSLHTSEADPLERLGKVSRSASDTVALRREALDGRPHTFSDLTPRLGPALGELLAYRVKRTAANLAAGNVPGPATTRYLGDVRVSDLVSYAVVVLNAGLELTVYSYDGAMKFGLLVAPEVHRHPHEFLDRIADSLAELMDVSRGLPARVVT; encoded by the coding sequence ATGTCCGGCGCGGACGCCACGTTCGTCCATCTCGAGCGGATGGGCGAGCCGTGCCACACGCTGAAGGTGATGGTGCTCGACACGAGCGAGCGGGGCTACCCGGTCACCCTCCGCGAGATGCGTGCCGCGATCTCGGCGCACCTCCCCGGGTACCCGAGGGCGCGCCAACGGGTGGTCGTCCCCCCGCTGTTCAAGAGCCTGCCCTTCTGGGTCGACGATCCCGACTTCGACCTCGACCTTCACCTCTCCGAGCGGGCCCTGCCGGCACCGGGCACGCGCCGCCAACTCGACGACGTGTGCTCCTCGCTGGCCAGCGACCGCCTCGACCTGGCCCGTCCCCTGTGGGACGCCACCCTGGTGCACGGGCTGGAGGGCGGCGAGCAGGCCGTCGTGTTCCGCCTCCACCACGCCCTGTCCGACGGCATGGGGGTGGTGCGGCTCTTCGAGCAGATCACGACCGACGCCCCCGGTCCGGGTGTGCCGTCGCCCCGGGATGACTGGCGACCGGCTCCGTTGCCGTCGGGGCGCGAGCTCGTCACCTCGGTGGTCGCCGGCGTGCCGGGGCGCCTCGGCGCGGCCGGCGAGATGGTGCGCTGGGAGTGGCGCAACCGGGCCACGGTGCTCGGCGAACGGCGGACGTTCGCACGCCGGGACGACCTGGTCCCGTCGGGGCTCAGCGTGCCCTACACGTGGATGAACCCCCGGTTCGGGACGAGGCGGCTGTGCGCCAGCTCCTCGCTGCCGTTGGCCGACTTCCGGTTCGTGAAGGAACGGGTCGGGACGTCGCTCAACTCGGTGCTCCTGGCCGTCCTCGCCGGAGCCATCCGTGCCGAGAGCGCGGCCCGGGGCCTCGACGTCGACCACGACGCGGTCTGCGCCCTCGGCGTCGCCATCGACCCACCGGGCAGCGAACGCCTCTACGGCAACAACATCTCGAACATGTACGTGAGCCTCCACACCAGCGAGGCCGATCCGCTCGAGCGGCTGGGGAAGGTGAGCCGGTCGGCCTCGGACACGGTGGCGCTGCGTCGCGAGGCCCTGGACGGCCGGCCCCACACCTTCAGCGACCTGACCCCACGCCTCGGTCCCGCCCTGGGCGAGCTGCTCGCCTATCGGGTGAAGCGCACCGCGGCCAACCTGGCCGCCGGCAACGTGCCCGGGCCGGCGACGACGCGCTACCTCGGCGACGTCCGGGTGAGCGACCTCGTCAGCTACGCCGTGGTCGTGCTCAACGCGGGTCTCGAGCTGACCGTCTACAGCTACGACGGGGCCATGAAGTTCGGTCTCCTGGTCGCCCCGGAGGTGCACCGCCACCCCCACGAGTTCCTCGATCGGATCGCCGACTCGCTCGCCGAGTTGATGGACGTGTCCCGGGGCCTCCCGGCCCGCGTCGTTACGTGA
- a CDS encoding acyl-CoA synthetase, producing MTGTFNLADLFESVVDVVPERLAVSTPARDLTFAELDERANRLARHLLDEGVGPGDHVALLLRNGTEYLEATFAAFKIRAVPVNVNYRYVERELQYLFDNADAVAVVVHREFAPRVDAVREACPTLRHVVVIDDDSDAPAPERSVSYEHALAGSSPERPAGHDRRDDDLYIAYTGGTTGLPKGVMWRHDDLFFAALGGGDPSGLGTPIADPSELPGRVPEVPGVQIQAPPLMHVSALWGSLGTMLCGNTAVLLSPGRFDPYELLGAVERHSAMICVLVGDAMARPLADAIGEAKGSFDLSSLFVVASGGAVLSPAVRDALRAELPNLVVVDGFGSSETGVAGTKATMGGETTGNAPSFHMGPDTTVLDEDDRPVEPGSGVIGRLARKGRLPLGYYKDEEKSRATFVEIGGERWVLPGDMATIEADGAITVLGRGSVSINTGGEKVFPEEVESVLKAHPDVFDTIVIGVPDERWGRRVVAVASPRGERRPKLGELHDHCAEQLAGYKIPREVVWVDEVERNPNGKPDYAWATRVVEGEAAR from the coding sequence ATGACCGGCACCTTCAACCTCGCCGACCTCTTCGAGTCCGTCGTGGACGTCGTCCCCGAGCGGCTGGCCGTGTCCACGCCCGCCCGGGACCTCACCTTCGCCGAGCTCGACGAGCGGGCCAACCGCCTGGCCCGCCACCTCCTCGACGAGGGGGTGGGTCCCGGTGACCACGTGGCCCTGCTCCTGCGCAACGGCACCGAGTACCTCGAGGCGACCTTCGCGGCGTTCAAGATCCGGGCGGTGCCGGTGAACGTCAACTACCGCTACGTCGAACGCGAGCTGCAGTACCTCTTCGACAACGCCGACGCGGTGGCCGTGGTGGTGCACCGCGAGTTCGCACCCCGGGTCGACGCCGTGCGGGAGGCCTGCCCGACGCTGCGCCACGTCGTGGTGATCGACGACGACTCCGACGCACCGGCCCCCGAACGCTCGGTGAGCTACGAGCACGCCCTCGCCGGGTCCTCCCCGGAACGGCCGGCGGGCCACGACCGCCGGGACGACGACCTCTACATCGCCTACACGGGCGGCACCACCGGGCTGCCCAAGGGGGTGATGTGGCGCCACGACGACCTCTTCTTCGCGGCACTCGGAGGCGGCGACCCGAGCGGGCTCGGCACCCCGATCGCCGACCCGTCCGAGCTGCCCGGTCGGGTCCCCGAGGTCCCGGGCGTCCAGATCCAGGCCCCGCCGCTGATGCACGTCAGCGCGCTGTGGGGATCGCTCGGCACGATGCTGTGCGGCAACACGGCGGTCCTGTTGTCCCCCGGGCGCTTCGACCCCTACGAGCTCCTCGGCGCCGTCGAGCGGCACTCGGCGATGATCTGCGTCCTGGTCGGCGACGCCATGGCCCGCCCCCTGGCCGACGCCATCGGCGAGGCCAAGGGCTCGTTCGACCTCAGCTCGCTGTTCGTCGTCGCCTCCGGGGGCGCGGTGCTCAGCCCGGCGGTCCGCGACGCCCTGCGCGCCGAGCTGCCGAACCTGGTGGTGGTCGACGGCTTCGGGTCGTCGGAGACCGGCGTGGCCGGCACCAAGGCCACGATGGGCGGCGAGACCACCGGGAACGCCCCCAGCTTCCACATGGGTCCCGACACGACGGTGCTCGACGAGGACGACCGGCCCGTCGAACCGGGGTCGGGGGTGATCGGCCGACTCGCCCGCAAGGGCCGGCTCCCCCTCGGCTACTACAAGGACGAGGAGAAGTCCCGGGCCACCTTCGTCGAGATCGGCGGCGAGCGCTGGGTGCTCCCCGGCGACATGGCGACCATCGAGGCCGACGGCGCGATCACCGTCCTCGGACGAGGATCGGTCAGCATCAACACAGGGGGAGAGAAGGTCTTCCCCGAGGAGGTCGAGTCCGTGCTCAAGGCCCATCCCGACGTGTTCGACACCATCGTCATCGGCGTCCCCGACGAGCGCTGGGGACGGCGCGTCGTCGCCGTCGCCTCCCCCCGGGGCGAGCGACGCCCCAAGCTCGGCGAGCTCCACGACCACTGCGCGGAACAGCTCGCCGGCTACAAGATCCCCCGCGAGGTGGTGTGGGTGGACGAGGTCGAGCGCAATCCCAACGGCAAGCCCGACTACGCGTGGGCCACGCGGGTCGTCGAGGGGGAGGCCGCCCGATGA
- a CDS encoding response regulator transcription factor: MTDTELAPVHDDPVDRKVGGPPVDPPFASVLLVVDDRDWLTAMRGPLAGESIQVVTDTSGESAFDDEAARRVDAAIIDLGLMARSGLAVCAALRTRSNAPIVATSADADEATVLAAFAAGADQFALLSTSPRQFVARLRSLLRRHPPRRVPVEEVPVGPIILDADRRAVVVHGVPLVLSDQEYLVLAALMARPGRVVSRNELLGDVSTARSDRALDFVIRRLRQKLEETDTRRRIIAIRGVGFRFEADDLVGGVSR, encoded by the coding sequence ATGACCGACACCGAGCTCGCCCCTGTGCACGACGACCCGGTCGACCGGAAGGTCGGCGGGCCGCCCGTCGACCCCCCGTTCGCCTCGGTGCTCCTCGTCGTCGACGACCGCGACTGGCTCACCGCCATGCGGGGGCCGTTGGCGGGCGAGAGCATCCAGGTCGTGACCGACACCTCCGGGGAGTCGGCCTTCGACGACGAGGCCGCCCGCCGGGTGGACGCCGCCATCATCGACCTCGGGCTCATGGCGCGCTCGGGCCTCGCCGTCTGCGCGGCGCTGCGGACCCGGTCCAACGCCCCGATCGTGGCGACGTCCGCCGATGCCGACGAAGCCACGGTCCTCGCCGCGTTCGCGGCGGGCGCCGACCAGTTCGCCCTCCTGTCCACCTCCCCTCGCCAGTTCGTCGCCCGGTTGCGGTCGTTGTTGCGCCGCCACCCCCCGCGGCGGGTGCCGGTCGAGGAGGTCCCGGTCGGGCCGATCATCCTCGACGCCGATCGGCGGGCGGTCGTGGTCCACGGCGTGCCGCTCGTGCTCTCCGACCAGGAGTACCTCGTGCTCGCCGCGCTGATGGCCCGCCCGGGACGGGTGGTGAGCCGCAACGAGCTGTTGGGCGACGTCTCGACGGCCCGCAGCGACCGGGCGCTCGACTTCGTGATCCGGCGGTTGCGTCAGAAGCTCGAGGAGACCGACACCCGGCGCAGGATCATCGCCATCCGGGGGGTCGGTTTCCGCTTCGAGGCCGACGACCTCGTCGGCGGGGTGAGCCGGTGA
- the purU gene encoding formyltetrahydrofolate deformylase, translating to MAELRGRHRPSVLLVRADDRPGIVAAVANLIADAGGNIANADQHTDRASRVFLQRIEIDGDPDWSRLGQGLADAAERLALRYDLHHPGVPTRMVLACSTDLSCAADVLGRVALGELDAEVVAVVSDKDAAEALADRHDVAFRSVAGGLEGASRAAQEQLVADVLDELDPDLVVLARYMRILPASITEAWTGRMINIHHSFLPAFAGARPYHRAHERGVKVIGATAHYVTAELDAGPIIAQRVTAVTHRDEVEDLVRKGRDVERQTLADAVRLHLEHRVLVWDNRTCVFA from the coding sequence ATGGCCGAGCTCCGCGGCAGGCACCGCCCCTCCGTGCTCCTGGTCCGGGCCGACGACCGTCCCGGGATCGTGGCCGCGGTGGCCAACCTCATCGCCGACGCGGGCGGGAACATCGCCAACGCCGACCAGCACACCGACCGGGCCTCGCGGGTCTTCCTCCAGCGCATCGAGATCGACGGTGACCCCGACTGGTCGCGGCTCGGGCAGGGGCTGGCCGACGCCGCCGAGCGCCTCGCCCTGCGCTACGACCTCCACCACCCGGGGGTCCCCACCCGGATGGTGCTGGCGTGCTCGACCGACCTGTCGTGTGCCGCCGACGTCCTCGGGCGGGTGGCGCTCGGCGAGCTCGACGCCGAGGTGGTGGCGGTCGTGTCGGACAAGGACGCCGCCGAGGCGCTCGCCGACCGTCACGACGTCGCGTTCCGGTCCGTGGCCGGTGGACTCGAGGGAGCGTCGCGGGCCGCCCAGGAGCAGCTGGTCGCCGACGTCCTCGACGAGCTCGACCCCGACCTCGTGGTGCTGGCGCGGTACATGCGCATCCTCCCGGCGTCGATCACCGAGGCGTGGACGGGTCGGATGATCAACATCCACCACTCCTTCCTGCCCGCCTTCGCCGGCGCCCGGCCCTACCACCGGGCCCACGAGCGGGGGGTGAAGGTCATCGGGGCCACGGCCCACTACGTGACCGCCGAGCTCGACGCCGGGCCGATCATCGCCCAGCGGGTGACCGCCGTGACCCATCGCGACGAGGTCGAGGACCTGGTGCGCAAGGGCCGCGACGTGGAGCGCCAGACGCTGGCCGACGCGGTGCGCCTCCACCTCGAGCACCGGGTGCTGGTGTGGGACAACCGGACGTGCGTCTTCGCCTGA
- a CDS encoding wax ester/triacylglycerol synthase family O-acyltransferase, with protein sequence MKRLSGTDSLFLSMEQPNWHQHVGGLTILDRSDAPDFDFLKMREILTTRLPLAPKFTWKLHEVPLGLDRPIWVDDEEFDIDRHLHHVAVPAPGGMEELALLTGRVLSRQLDRRHPLWETWFIEGLPNDRVALLMKYHHCLLDGVAGASLASALLDFAPDAEPPAIPSEDEVERAGPPPSDAALLTGAVGNVAMAPLRSLAYAGRTARRGVTLVQEAREGRAIVPLSVPKTLLNGSVGPRRRLGMCSLAMQDVKALKTHYGVKINDVVLAVVAGALRSYLIDRGELPDRPLVSGVPLSTRAEGDQTADNQVAIMVVSLATTVEDPGERLMTIHASSQGAKEMMRAVRATEIPSMGEVAPPAVLNTTITALARTGVVSRGPTIMNTLVSNVPGPPFPLYTGGARITGIYSTSVITESMGLNITLFSYMDRVDIGLHVDPDVVPDVWTIAGRFPGALGELMASAGLGEPTPVEDPLGGAGAVADTRAGAADIT encoded by the coding sequence ATGAAGCGTCTCAGCGGCACCGACTCGCTGTTCCTCTCCATGGAGCAGCCCAACTGGCACCAGCACGTCGGAGGGCTCACGATCCTCGACCGGAGCGACGCGCCGGATTTCGACTTCCTCAAGATGCGCGAGATCCTCACCACACGCCTCCCGCTGGCGCCGAAGTTCACGTGGAAGCTCCACGAGGTGCCCCTCGGGCTCGACCGGCCGATCTGGGTCGACGACGAGGAGTTCGACATCGACCGCCACCTCCACCACGTGGCCGTCCCCGCCCCGGGCGGGATGGAGGAGCTGGCCCTGCTCACCGGTCGGGTGCTCAGCCGCCAGCTCGACCGACGTCACCCGCTGTGGGAGACCTGGTTCATCGAGGGGCTCCCCAACGACCGGGTGGCGTTGCTGATGAAGTACCACCACTGCCTGCTCGACGGGGTGGCCGGCGCCAGCCTCGCCTCGGCGCTGCTCGACTTCGCCCCCGACGCCGAGCCGCCGGCGATCCCGTCGGAGGACGAGGTCGAGCGAGCCGGGCCTCCCCCCTCCGATGCGGCGCTGCTCACCGGGGCGGTCGGCAACGTCGCCATGGCCCCGCTGCGGAGCCTCGCCTACGCGGGTCGGACCGCCCGTCGCGGCGTCACCCTCGTCCAGGAGGCCCGGGAGGGCCGCGCGATCGTGCCGCTGTCGGTGCCGAAGACCCTCCTCAACGGCAGCGTCGGCCCCCGACGGCGCCTCGGGATGTGCTCGCTCGCCATGCAGGACGTGAAGGCCCTGAAGACCCACTACGGGGTGAAGATCAACGACGTGGTCCTCGCCGTCGTCGCAGGGGCGCTGCGCTCGTACCTGATCGACCGGGGCGAGCTCCCCGACCGGCCCCTGGTGTCCGGGGTCCCGCTGTCCACCCGCGCCGAAGGGGACCAGACCGCCGACAACCAGGTGGCGATCATGGTCGTGTCGTTGGCCACGACGGTCGAGGATCCCGGCGAGCGTCTCATGACGATCCACGCCAGCAGCCAGGGGGCCAAGGAGATGATGCGGGCGGTCCGCGCCACCGAGATCCCGTCCATGGGGGAGGTGGCGCCCCCGGCCGTCCTCAACACCACCATCACCGCCCTGGCCCGCACCGGCGTCGTGTCGCGAGGGCCCACCATCATGAACACCCTCGTCTCCAACGTGCCCGGCCCCCCGTTCCCGCTCTACACCGGCGGGGCCCGCATCACCGGCATCTACTCGACGAGCGTCATCACCGAGTCGATGGGGTTGAACATCACCCTCTTCAGCTACATGGACCGCGTCGACATCGGGCTGCACGTCGACCCCGACGTGGTGCCCGACGTGTGGACCATCGCCGGGAGGTTCCCCGGCGCGCTCGGCGAGCTCATGGCATCGGCGGGGCTGGGCGAGCCCACCCCCGTCGAGGACCCCCTCGGCGGCGCCGGGGCCGTCGCCGACACCAGGGCGGGCGCCGCCGACATCACGTAA